One part of the Dysidea avara chromosome 10, odDysAvar1.4, whole genome shotgun sequence genome encodes these proteins:
- the LOC136237161 gene encoding uncharacterized protein isoform X2, producing MLAKMRFLLLALVFIASAEAMLQNCRLLKCPVSTKVLSSAAYTVTTTPSQYREGKPISVIVTTRRCPLKNKQQGPEWFRVEATNTGGNPIGRFVKPSQRSEDRACENNTLIIFNTCEPLVMHDLPRKYLWRPKNDVIDGEICFTITLHMKGENYCEVIKKCVPPEGANITTKTNTTATTNVMTDHTNATIDKVTMVEQNMTEEQAFNVTTTPPDSNTTDSTEQDEPSIIPTTSQPTKSTEEPSTDIIDILIGNKRRRKRQQKRARGRSKRCRGCPDVTSDAEKVCGSDGVTYDSKCHLQRQECIMRKDILVEYRGNCRENPPTQCERNGLGRGSGEWYSGCDCVGHYKPRQCYLDTATELYTCWCSDEYGFQNGANRFTFTCLEKSREITPCF from the exons ATGTTAGCCAAAATGAGATTTCTATTGCTGGCGTTAGTGTTTATAGCATCTGCAGAAGCAATGCTGCAGAACTGTCGGCTGTTGAAATGTCCAGTGAGCACGAAAGTGCTGTCGTCGGCTGCCTACACTGTAACAACGACACCATCTCAGTACCGTGAGGGCAAGCCTATATCAG TTATAGTAACGACAAGGCGATGTCCTTTGAAGAACAAGCAGCAAGGACCAGAGTGGTTTAGAGTAGAGGCAACCAACACCGGAGGCAATCCAATTGGCAGATTTGTTAAGCCTTCACAGCGATCAGAGGATCGCGCATGTGAAAACAATACG CTGATAATATTCAACACTTGTGAACCGCTAGTCATGCACGATCTACCCAGAAAATATTTGTGGAGACCAAAAAACGATGTAATCGATGGAGAGATATGTTTCAC GATCACGCTGCATATGAAAGGTGAAAACTACTGCGAGGTCATCAAGAAATGTGTACCGCCTGAAGGTGCTAACATCACTACAAAAACCAATACTACTGCTACAACTAATGTTATGACAGACCATACAAATGCTACTATTGACAAAGTGACTATGGTTGAGCAAAATATGACAGAGGAACAAGCCTTTAATGTAACTACGACACCCCCAGACAGTAATACAACTGATAGCACAGAACAAGATGAGCCAAGTATTATTCCAACAACTTCCCAACCGACAAAAAGCACAGAAGAACCAAGTACTGACATAATCGACATACTCATAGGCAACAAACGACGACGGAAACGACAACAAAAACGTGCCCGTGGCCGTTCAAAGAGA TGTCGAGGATGTCCTGATGTTACTAGTGATGCAGAAAAAGTGTGTGGATCAGATGGTGTGACATATGATTCAAAATGTCATCTTCAAAGACAAGAGTGTATAATGAGAAAAGACATTTTAGTAGAATATCGTGGAAATTGTCGAG AAAATCCACCAACACAGTGTGAACGTAACGGCTTGGgtcgagggtctggtgaatggTACTCGGGATGTGACTGTGTTGGCCACTACAAGCCAAGACAGTGCTACTTGGACACCGCTACAGAGTTATATACATGTTGGTGCTCTGATGAATATGGATTCCAGAATGGTGCTAACCGATTCACTTTTACCTGCTTAGAAAAATCAAGAGA GATTACACCTTGCTTTTGA
- the LOC136237161 gene encoding uncharacterized protein isoform X1: protein MLAKMRFLLLALVFIASAEAMLQNCRLLKCPVSTKVLSSAAYTVTTTPSQYREGKPISVIVTTRRCPLKNKQQGPEWFRVEATNTGGNPIGRFVKPSQRSEDRACENNTLIIFNTCEPLVMHDLPRKYLWRPKNDVIDGEICFTITLHMKGENYCEVIKKCVPPEGANITTKTNTTATTNVMTDHTNATIDKVTMVEQNMTEEQAFNVTTTPPDSNTTDSTEQDEPSIIPTTSQPTKSTEEPSTDIIDILIGNKRRRKRQQKRARGRSKRVSQCRGCPDVTSDAEKVCGSDGVTYDSKCHLQRQECIMRKDILVEYRGNCRENPPTQCERNGLGRGSGEWYSGCDCVGHYKPRQCYLDTATELYTCWCSDEYGFQNGANRFTFTCLEKSREITPCF, encoded by the exons ATGTTAGCCAAAATGAGATTTCTATTGCTGGCGTTAGTGTTTATAGCATCTGCAGAAGCAATGCTGCAGAACTGTCGGCTGTTGAAATGTCCAGTGAGCACGAAAGTGCTGTCGTCGGCTGCCTACACTGTAACAACGACACCATCTCAGTACCGTGAGGGCAAGCCTATATCAG TTATAGTAACGACAAGGCGATGTCCTTTGAAGAACAAGCAGCAAGGACCAGAGTGGTTTAGAGTAGAGGCAACCAACACCGGAGGCAATCCAATTGGCAGATTTGTTAAGCCTTCACAGCGATCAGAGGATCGCGCATGTGAAAACAATACG CTGATAATATTCAACACTTGTGAACCGCTAGTCATGCACGATCTACCCAGAAAATATTTGTGGAGACCAAAAAACGATGTAATCGATGGAGAGATATGTTTCAC GATCACGCTGCATATGAAAGGTGAAAACTACTGCGAGGTCATCAAGAAATGTGTACCGCCTGAAGGTGCTAACATCACTACAAAAACCAATACTACTGCTACAACTAATGTTATGACAGACCATACAAATGCTACTATTGACAAAGTGACTATGGTTGAGCAAAATATGACAGAGGAACAAGCCTTTAATGTAACTACGACACCCCCAGACAGTAATACAACTGATAGCACAGAACAAGATGAGCCAAGTATTATTCCAACAACTTCCCAACCGACAAAAAGCACAGAAGAACCAAGTACTGACATAATCGACATACTCATAGGCAACAAACGACGACGGAAACGACAACAAAAACGTGCCCGTGGCCGTTCAAAGAGAGTAAGTCAG TGTCGAGGATGTCCTGATGTTACTAGTGATGCAGAAAAAGTGTGTGGATCAGATGGTGTGACATATGATTCAAAATGTCATCTTCAAAGACAAGAGTGTATAATGAGAAAAGACATTTTAGTAGAATATCGTGGAAATTGTCGAG AAAATCCACCAACACAGTGTGAACGTAACGGCTTGGgtcgagggtctggtgaatggTACTCGGGATGTGACTGTGTTGGCCACTACAAGCCAAGACAGTGCTACTTGGACACCGCTACAGAGTTATATACATGTTGGTGCTCTGATGAATATGGATTCCAGAATGGTGCTAACCGATTCACTTTTACCTGCTTAGAAAAATCAAGAGA GATTACACCTTGCTTTTGA